A single genomic interval of Candidatus Bathyarchaeum sp. harbors:
- a CDS encoding hydroxymethylglutaryl-CoA synthase produces MSSEPIERRVSYIGDRLRGSQCTLCGKEYFRGKNYCGACGRKSFGKMKDIDFFYDQGVLEVSTIVNQPTNRFVKMGSYSYGIVAFHDGKTRVPGRLTDALIDCEQDDISCFDGKNVVPRFRRRYTVGESDVIPTVSLAFSVADGYYPHQKYEIHKPKKQYETPGIVGYGVYTSKFRIKEGNIERSVPFIDEDAVTAAVEAGKMALIHSGVDNELIGKIYVGSESNPYAVNPIASKVAQVLKLGKEEKTNFVQSIDAVDTEFACKAATSMFKDASALVHYPKSNISFAMAIGADNSQSAPRNEIGGELDHFVGFGGAAFIFGMQDIIAEVEGWYSCTSDTPDFWRRDMQAYPRHGGRFTGKPAYFKHVQKACKTLMDQLNLTVKDVDYFVPHQPNPRFPVRVAKQLGFNEEQFLPSIKVTKFGNTYSGAAPIGLAAVLDVAKPDQRIVLTSYGSGAGSDAYSFLTTKQILEKRTRQKFTVNHQIENEHLEYVDYHTYRRLKNGL; encoded by the coding sequence TTGAGCAGTGAGCCAATAGAACGCCGAGTCTCTTATATTGGTGACCGACTACGAGGCAGCCAATGTACCCTCTGTGGCAAAGAGTACTTCCGCGGTAAAAACTACTGTGGCGCTTGTGGACGAAAAAGCTTTGGAAAAATGAAGGACATTGACTTCTTTTATGACCAAGGCGTCCTCGAAGTTTCCACAATTGTTAACCAGCCCACTAATCGGTTCGTCAAAATGGGTTCCTACAGTTATGGAATTGTTGCATTTCATGACGGAAAAACCCGTGTTCCCGGACGATTAACTGACGCCTTAATTGACTGTGAACAAGATGACATTTCATGTTTTGACGGAAAAAACGTTGTTCCCCGATTCCGACGAAGATATACTGTAGGAGAAAGCGACGTTATTCCTACAGTTTCTTTGGCGTTTTCTGTTGCTGATGGATATTATCCTCACCAAAAATATGAAATCCATAAACCCAAAAAACAATACGAAACCCCCGGAATCGTAGGATACGGAGTTTACACTTCAAAGTTTAGGATTAAAGAAGGAAACATAGAACGTTCTGTACCCTTCATTGACGAAGATGCAGTAACTGCAGCAGTAGAAGCCGGAAAGATGGCTCTAATTCATTCTGGAGTAGACAATGAACTAATCGGCAAAATCTACGTTGGTTCTGAATCCAATCCATATGCTGTTAATCCTATTGCTTCTAAAGTAGCTCAAGTTCTAAAATTAGGCAAAGAAGAAAAAACAAACTTTGTCCAAAGCATAGATGCGGTAGACACCGAATTCGCCTGTAAAGCAGCAACAAGCATGTTCAAAGACGCTTCAGCCCTTGTTCATTACCCAAAAAGCAATATATCTTTTGCAATGGCTATTGGGGCAGATAACTCGCAATCCGCTCCAAGAAACGAAATTGGCGGAGAACTAGACCATTTTGTAGGTTTTGGCGGTGCGGCCTTTATTTTTGGTATGCAAGACATCATCGCTGAAGTTGAAGGATGGTACTCATGCACCTCCGATACGCCAGACTTTTGGCGCCGGGACATGCAAGCTTACCCCCGGCACGGAGGCCGATTCACAGGAAAACCTGCTTACTTTAAGCATGTTCAAAAAGCTTGCAAGACCCTTATGGATCAACTAAATCTCACGGTTAAAGATGTAGACTATTTTGTTCCCCATCAGCCAAATCCACGTTTTCCAGTTCGAGTGGCAAAACAATTAGGATTCAATGAAGAGCAATTCTTGCCCAGCATAAAAGTAACAAAATTTGGAAACACATACTCAGGAGCTGCTCCAATAGGTTTGGCTGCGGTTTTGGATGTTGCAAAACCAGACCAGCGCATAGTTCTTACCAGCTACGGTTCTGGTGCTGGAAGCGATGCTTACTCATTCTTGACTACAAAACAGATCTTAGAAAAGAGAACTCGCCAAAAGTTTACTGTTAATCATCAAATCGAAAATGAGCATTTAGAATATGTGGATTATCACACTTATCGTAGATTAAAAAATGGTCTCTAA